A section of the Marinimicrobium koreense genome encodes:
- a CDS encoding ABC transporter ATP-binding protein encodes MTSTALVQANGVGKVVSTAEGQLTILHRISLSVAAGESVAITGPSGSGKSTLLGILAGLDLPSFGEVQLCGQNLTALDEEGRAKVRAESVGFVFQSFQLLPGLTALENVMLPMELHGMKNARSRAEEYLARVGLAERLTHYPQQLSGGEQQRVAVARAFASQPKVLFADEPTGNLDIHTGAKIIDLLFELNREQGTTLILITHEERLAQRCGRRVHLVAGSLEPETDPVPEEA; translated from the coding sequence GTTTCGACCGCAGAAGGGCAATTGACCATTCTGCACCGCATTTCCCTATCGGTGGCGGCGGGAGAAAGTGTGGCAATCACCGGCCCTTCGGGCTCCGGCAAGTCAACGCTGCTGGGCATCCTGGCGGGGCTGGACCTGCCCAGTTTCGGTGAAGTGCAGCTGTGCGGCCAGAACCTGACCGCACTGGACGAAGAGGGACGGGCAAAAGTCCGGGCCGAATCCGTCGGTTTCGTGTTCCAGTCGTTTCAACTGCTGCCGGGCCTGACCGCGCTGGAAAACGTCATGCTCCCCATGGAGCTGCATGGCATGAAGAATGCCCGCAGTCGGGCCGAGGAGTACCTGGCTCGGGTGGGACTTGCCGAGCGTCTGACCCACTACCCGCAACAGCTCTCCGGTGGTGAGCAGCAGCGAGTGGCGGTGGCGCGGGCCTTTGCCAGCCAGCCCAAGGTGCTGTTTGCCGACGAGCCCACGGGCAACCTCGATATTCACACCGGTGCCAAAATCATCGATCTGCTGTTTGAACTGAATCGCGAGCAGGGCACCACCCTGATTCTGATTACCCACGAGGAGCGCTTGGCCCAACGCTGCGGTCGTCGCGTTCATCTGGTGGCCGGTTCCCTTGAACCGGAAACTGACCCCGTGCCAGAGGAGGCCTGA